A window of Chryseobacterium shandongense genomic DNA:
TTAACGCACCAAGAGCCATTCTTGTGTTTTCTTATCATCCGAAAGAGGTTTCTCCTGAATTATTAAAGCAGGTAGAAGCTAAAGTAAAAACTCAAAAAGCCAATATTGTGTATGGGGTTTCTACAGAGCCCAACACTTTTAAAACACTAAAAAATATGATGATGGATGGTACTGCCATTAAAACAATAGCAAGAAGCAATCCTTTCATACTGGTTTTAGAGAACGGAAAAATTATTGACAAACAGCCGGCAAAGGAATATATAAAATAACGCTTTACTTATATCTTAACACTAAACTAATTATATATTTAAATAATGCAGAAATCTAATAAACCGATTGCAGGATACCATTTATTGATGATCTTATCTTCGGTAGACGGAGAGTTTGCTCCGGAAGAAGGAATGCTGGTGCAGCAATATCTGGCAGATGAATTTCCTTTTAAAATGGATCTTGATAATGAACTTGAAACTATCGCTCTCCTTAAACCGGAAGAATGGAAAGGTCATTTTGAATTTCACGCCCGTTGTTTCTATGACGATTCTACGGAAGAAGAAAGATTAAGTTTCATTCAGTTTGCTAAAACACTCATCAAAGCTGATAATAAAGTGACCGATGAAGAACATTCTTATTATACCCTTTTGAAAAAAATCTGGAATATTAATTAATTGAGA
This region includes:
- a CDS encoding TerB family tellurite resistance protein produces the protein MQKSNKPIAGYHLLMILSSVDGEFAPEEGMLVQQYLADEFPFKMDLDNELETIALLKPEEWKGHFEFHARCFYDDSTEEERLSFIQFAKTLIKADNKVTDEEHSYYTLLKKIWNIN